The Lentzea guizhouensis genome contains a region encoding:
- a CDS encoding nuclear transport factor 2 family protein: protein MDHLSRLVAVEEVRRVMARYVYNADHHRWDDLAALFTPDAPFTAYAVDGTVQAQMTGRDDIAQQLKSRNDPDSVLVHHLFSSEVDIEPEDSATGVWAMEDVVTRPSASEGEPTGMHGYGHYRVRFARLDGRWAIAELRITRLRLDWTR, encoded by the coding sequence ATGGACCACCTCTCCCGCCTGGTAGCGGTGGAAGAAGTCCGGCGCGTGATGGCCCGTTACGTCTACAACGCCGACCACCACCGATGGGACGATCTCGCGGCGTTGTTCACGCCCGATGCGCCGTTCACCGCGTACGCGGTAGACGGCACCGTCCAGGCGCAGATGACCGGTCGCGACGACATCGCCCAGCAGCTCAAGTCGCGCAACGACCCGGATTCCGTGCTGGTGCACCACCTCTTCTCCAGCGAGGTGGACATCGAGCCGGAGGACTCGGCCACCGGCGTCTGGGCCATGGAGGACGTCGTCACCAGGCCTTCGGCCTCGGAGGGCGAGCCCACCGGCATGCACGGCTACGGGCACTACCGAGTGCGCTTCGCCCGGCTGGACGGCCGCTGGGCGATCGCCGAGCTCCGCATCACCAGGCTGCGCCTGGACTGGACCCGCTGA